A region of Allocoleopsis franciscana PCC 7113 DNA encodes the following proteins:
- a CDS encoding helix-turn-helix domain-containing protein — translation MGLVRLRIREFAQERGWTLKEVSERSGIVYSTLRTYARSPGLATVDVTALQKLARTFDVMIEDLIEVVEE, via the coding sequence ATGGGCTTAGTTAGGCTGCGAATTCGGGAATTCGCCCAAGAGAGAGGTTGGACGCTCAAAGAAGTTTCTGAGCGTTCAGGGATTGTCTACAGTACTCTCAGAACTTATGCCCGTTCCCCTGGATTAGCAACGGTTGACGTGACGGCGTTGCAAAAACTGGCTCGCACGTTTGATGTGATGATTGAAGATTTGATTGAAGTGGTCGAAGAGTAG
- the recG gene encoding ATP-dependent DNA helicase RecG — MAIESPDWLRLQKALAVEADKGFTDLVGNQYRFSEFLCLSFGETPNHLMPTQRRQWQETAAKFALYPQMTLQQRQHLVADTRRFLYQLQQDTQRRNAEGEATPSPSQSPKVKIPRTTPLVQPQTEVTETPALSLDQPLSEVEEIGIRKSGYLARLGLLTLRDLLYYYPRDHIDYARQVNICNLEAGETATIVGNVKRCNCFTSPKNKKLTIFELLLQDATGQIKLNRFFAGTRYSHRGWQEQNKYRYPPGTVVAASGLVKKNKYGLTLEDPQLEVLDHADGTIDSLTIGRVVPVYPLTDGVPADIVRLAVIAVTPYASQLKEPLPSAVRKQYGLIGVSDAIANIHFPADSDTLAAARRRLVFDEFFYLQLGFLQRRQALKRHETSAVLVPTGQLINRFHQLLPFELTKAQKRVINDILNDLQSSTPMNRLVQGDVGSGKTVVAVLAILAAIQSGYQAALMAPTEVLAEQHYRKLVGWFNLLHLPVELLTGSTTTKKRRQIHAQLETGELPLLVGTHALIQDTVNFQQLGLVVIDEQHRFGVQQRARLQQKGQSPHVLTMTATPIPRTLALTLHGDLDVSQIDELPPGRQQIHTTVLSGKERNHAYELIRREIVQGRQAYIVLPLIEESEKLDLRSAVEEHERLSESIFPECQVGLLHGRMSSAQKDEALNAFRDNETQIIVSTTVIEVGVDVPNATVMMIENAERFGLSQLHQLRGRVGRGSHQSYCLLMSGSKTDTARQRLGVLEQSQDGFFISEMDMRFRGPGEVLGKRQSGLADFALASLVEDQEVLNLARDAAEKIIIQDDTLESWPLMKQELEYRYSKLMGGAILT; from the coding sequence GTGGCAATAGAATCACCAGATTGGCTCCGACTGCAAAAGGCTCTTGCCGTAGAAGCGGACAAAGGCTTTACTGACTTGGTAGGCAATCAATACCGCTTTAGCGAGTTTCTCTGCCTCAGTTTCGGCGAAACGCCTAACCATCTCATGCCAACCCAGAGACGCCAATGGCAGGAAACCGCTGCCAAGTTTGCCCTTTATCCTCAGATGACGCTGCAACAACGGCAACATCTTGTTGCAGATACCCGCCGATTTTTGTATCAACTCCAGCAAGATACTCAGCGCCGCAACGCTGAGGGTGAAGCCACTCCATCACCCTCACAATCCCCTAAGGTGAAAATCCCTCGCACGACGCCCTTAGTTCAACCTCAAACTGAAGTAACGGAAACACCAGCGCTGAGTCTTGACCAACCCCTCTCTGAGGTAGAAGAAATCGGGATTAGAAAAAGTGGGTATTTAGCACGTCTGGGTTTACTAACACTACGTGACCTCCTCTACTACTACCCCCGTGACCATATTGACTATGCACGTCAGGTCAATATTTGTAACCTGGAAGCGGGCGAAACGGCGACGATTGTAGGAAACGTCAAGCGCTGTAACTGCTTCACCAGCCCTAAAAATAAGAAATTAACGATTTTCGAGCTGTTACTTCAAGATGCAACGGGTCAAATTAAACTGAATCGTTTTTTTGCCGGTACTCGCTACAGTCATCGTGGTTGGCAGGAACAAAACAAGTATCGTTATCCGCCTGGGACGGTAGTGGCAGCATCGGGTTTAGTGAAGAAGAATAAGTATGGTTTGACTCTGGAAGACCCACAATTGGAAGTTTTAGACCACGCAGACGGTACCATAGACTCTCTGACTATTGGTCGAGTCGTGCCTGTATATCCGCTCACGGATGGCGTACCCGCTGATATTGTGAGATTGGCTGTGATTGCAGTGACTCCCTATGCTTCCCAATTGAAAGAGCCGCTTCCATCTGCCGTGCGGAAGCAGTATGGGTTGATCGGGGTGAGTGATGCGATCGCTAATATCCATTTTCCCGCTGATAGCGATACCCTGGCGGCAGCTCGACGCCGATTAGTCTTTGATGAGTTTTTCTATTTACAATTAGGGTTTCTCCAACGCCGTCAGGCTCTAAAGCGACATGAAACGAGTGCTGTACTCGTTCCCACAGGTCAACTGATTAACCGATTCCATCAACTCCTCCCCTTTGAGCTCACCAAGGCTCAAAAACGGGTGATTAACGACATCCTCAACGACTTGCAATCCTCAACCCCAATGAATCGCTTAGTGCAAGGGGATGTAGGTTCAGGGAAAACCGTTGTGGCTGTCCTCGCTATCCTAGCAGCGATTCAATCCGGCTACCAAGCCGCGTTGATGGCTCCGACCGAAGTTTTAGCAGAACAGCATTATCGTAAACTTGTCGGCTGGTTCAACCTGCTGCATTTGCCAGTCGAATTGTTGACGGGTTCCACGACAACCAAAAAGCGCCGCCAAATTCATGCTCAGCTTGAAACCGGTGAATTACCGCTGTTGGTGGGGACTCATGCTCTGATTCAAGATACTGTGAACTTCCAACAATTGGGTTTAGTTGTGATTGATGAGCAGCATCGCTTTGGTGTGCAGCAACGGGCGCGTTTACAACAAAAAGGGCAGTCTCCTCACGTTTTAACCATGACTGCAACCCCCATTCCCCGCACTCTCGCGCTGACATTGCACGGCGATTTGGATGTGAGTCAGATTGATGAATTGCCGCCCGGACGTCAGCAGATTCACACTACTGTACTATCGGGAAAGGAACGCAACCATGCCTATGAGCTGATTCGCCGGGAGATTGTGCAAGGGCGTCAAGCGTATATTGTATTACCTCTCATTGAAGAATCAGAAAAATTGGATTTGCGATCGGCAGTTGAAGAGCATGAACGACTGTCTGAAAGTATTTTCCCCGAATGCCAGGTTGGTTTGCTACATGGTCGCATGAGTTCAGCCCAAAAGGATGAGGCGCTGAATGCTTTCCGAGACAACGAAACTCAAATTATTGTTTCGACTACTGTGATTGAAGTGGGTGTGGATGTCCCCAACGCGACAGTGATGATGATAGAAAATGCTGAGCGTTTTGGATTATCTCAGTTGCACCAGTTGCGGGGTCGTGTGGGTCGGGGTTCTCACCAATCTTACTGCTTACTGATGAGCGGTTCCAAAACGGATACAGCTCGTCAGCGTTTGGGCGTGTTGGAACAGTCCCAGGATGGCTTTTTTATCTCGGAAATGGATATGCGTTTCCGGGGACCGGGGGAAGTATTGGGTAAGCGACAATCAGGGTTAGCGGATTTTGCGTTAGCTAGTTTGGTTGAAGACCAAGAAGTTTTGAATTTGGCACGGGATGCAGCGGAGAAGATTATTATCCAGGATGATACTTTGGAGAGTTGGCCTTTGATGAAACAGGAGTTGGAATATCGTTATTCTAAGCTGATGGGTGGGGCGATTTTAACTTAA